One region of Micromonospora ureilytica genomic DNA includes:
- a CDS encoding SIR2 family protein — translation MSVTLRSELVAAVREKTALLILGTGVTLSATRSHELASWTGLIRHGVARIQDLRPTVPKRLLQDIERLLRDPTADNLIVAAERVTALLKEIPGGQFDKWLRDTVGKLKLQDTSLLQSIRDLKAPICTTNYDTVLDDYLDLSPITWRDGAQLQVALRGESKAIAHLHGVWSQPESVVFGYGSYGDAIHHGYSQALVRALSALHTVIFIGMGEGIKDPNFAGITKWLKSALPDNTSPPVVLLTESEVKRSYDDFTARGVLPLSYGVSHDDLAPYLGDIAREASSSKPGEPRSLTWEEVCGYLGRLFNRLYRDYQPDIVVAMSGPGNFAPAYCMKHDTNDTPVVCAVTFPSRMPKSISEQQFLTAAGAAGWIHQRTSRWDIYLPNVINYLPLGTKILLFDDRVVTGEAQRRMALLLTSKGFEVKRAALIIHPQVEHEMDYYELALEGEYYFPWGGKLGRSVR, via the coding sequence GTGAGCGTGACTCTACGTAGCGAACTTGTGGCCGCCGTCCGTGAAAAGACGGCGCTTCTTATCTTAGGGACAGGCGTGACGCTGAGCGCGACGCGCAGTCATGAACTGGCTTCTTGGACGGGACTGATAAGGCATGGAGTCGCAAGGATCCAAGACCTCCGACCTACCGTCCCCAAGCGTCTATTGCAAGACATCGAGCGACTCCTGCGTGATCCCACCGCAGATAATCTCATAGTCGCCGCGGAACGAGTGACGGCCCTGCTCAAGGAAATTCCGGGCGGGCAGTTCGACAAATGGCTACGGGACACTGTCGGCAAGCTCAAACTGCAGGACACCTCATTACTCCAGTCCATTCGAGACCTCAAAGCGCCGATCTGCACCACGAACTATGACACCGTATTGGACGATTACCTCGACCTAAGCCCCATTACCTGGCGCGACGGCGCCCAACTCCAGGTAGCATTGCGCGGCGAGAGTAAGGCGATAGCCCATCTGCATGGCGTCTGGTCTCAGCCCGAAAGCGTCGTATTCGGCTACGGATCCTACGGGGACGCGATCCACCATGGATACTCCCAGGCGCTGGTCCGAGCGCTGAGCGCCCTGCACACCGTAATTTTTATTGGCATGGGCGAGGGCATCAAGGATCCCAACTTCGCCGGCATCACCAAATGGCTGAAGTCGGCACTGCCAGACAACACCAGTCCTCCAGTCGTCCTGCTGACGGAATCGGAAGTGAAGCGCTCCTACGACGACTTCACAGCAAGAGGAGTGTTGCCTCTCTCGTACGGCGTCAGCCACGACGACCTCGCTCCATACTTGGGCGACATCGCGCGGGAGGCGTCTTCCAGCAAGCCCGGCGAGCCCCGATCGTTGACCTGGGAGGAGGTGTGCGGGTATCTCGGACGCCTTTTCAATCGGCTTTATCGGGACTATCAGCCTGACATCGTGGTGGCGATGTCCGGTCCGGGCAACTTTGCCCCGGCTTACTGCATGAAGCACGACACGAACGACACACCCGTAGTTTGTGCCGTCACCTTCCCCAGTCGAATGCCCAAGTCGATCTCCGAACAACAGTTCCTGACAGCGGCAGGAGCAGCAGGGTGGATACACCAACGGACGTCGAGGTGGGACATTTATCTACCCAATGTGATTAACTACCTGCCGCTAGGGACCAAGATCCTGCTGTTCGATGACCGAGTCGTTACGGGAGAGGCACAGCGCCGGATGGCGCTATTGCTGACCTCAAAAGGCTTCGAGGTCAAGCGCGCAGCGCTGATAATTCACCCTCAGGTTGAGCACGAAATGGACTACTACGAGCTTGCCCTGGAAGGCGAGTACTACTTCCCCTGGGGTGGGAAGTTAGGTCGATCGGTCCGGTAG
- a CDS encoding helix-turn-helix domain-containing protein, whose protein sequence is MSRAVEESNRAMLRARDAMDRAYAEPLDIPALARIAHVSEAHFIRTFRATFGETPHRYLQRRRVERAMALLVETDRDVTDICYAVGFGSLGTFSRTFRQIVGDSPSDFRRRRVAPANVPSCFTKAWTRPSSFG, encoded by the coding sequence ATGAGTCGGGCGGTGGAGGAGTCGAACCGGGCGATGCTGCGTGCCCGGGACGCGATGGACCGGGCGTACGCCGAGCCTCTGGACATCCCCGCGTTGGCCCGGATCGCGCACGTCTCGGAGGCGCACTTCATCCGTACCTTCCGGGCCACCTTCGGTGAGACCCCGCACCGCTACCTGCAACGCCGCCGGGTGGAGCGGGCGATGGCGTTGCTGGTGGAGACCGACCGGGACGTGACGGACATATGCTACGCCGTCGGCTTCGGCAGCCTGGGCACGTTCAGCCGGACGTTCCGGCAGATCGTCGGGGATTCGCCCTCGGATTTCCGGCGTCGGCGCGTCGCGCCGGCGAACGTGCCGTCGTGCTTCACCAAAGCCTGGACCCGACCCAGCAGTTTTGGATAA
- a CDS encoding VOC family protein, whose product MTMNAISRSQIYVLDQDAALDFYVNKLGMEVNTDQDLGFMRWLTVNLPGDPEREILLEKPGPPALDPATAEQVRDLLTKGALGGYLFMTTDDARKTHEDLVAKGVEITDEPTERPYGIDFGIRDPFGNRIRIGQMFPRA is encoded by the coding sequence ATGACGATGAACGCGATCAGCCGCTCCCAGATCTACGTCCTCGACCAGGACGCCGCGCTTGACTTCTACGTCAACAAGCTCGGCATGGAGGTCAACACCGACCAGGACCTCGGCTTCATGCGGTGGCTCACGGTCAACCTGCCCGGCGACCCGGAGCGCGAGATCCTGTTGGAGAAGCCGGGCCCGCCCGCGCTGGACCCGGCCACCGCCGAGCAGGTCCGGGACCTGCTCACCAAGGGTGCCCTCGGCGGGTACCTCTTCATGACCACTGACGATGCCCGCAAGACGCACGAGGATCTTGTCGCGAAGGGCGTCGAGATCACCGACGAGCCGACCGAGCGCCCGTACGGGATCGACTTCGGCATCCGGGACCCGTTCGGCAACCGGATCCGCATCGGCCAGATGTTCCCCCGGGCGTAG
- a CDS encoding DUF998 domain-containing protein → MSQAATFPVVRPTAVGRDRLLLLGGVLAGPIFVSSAILQAATRDGFDFRRHPVSVLSTGELGWIQIVTFLVTGVLCVLAAQALRRRTSEDGASVWLPRLLALYGLGLVGAAIFSADPADGFPAGTPRGAGEISWHGALHFLVAAVAFVSLIVATVVAARRAARLGERGRAAYHLVTGMFFAVAWVTLIVRPVPAAMVAFGLAVTAGWLWVSVTFARAASGRAD, encoded by the coding sequence ATGAGCCAGGCCGCGACGTTTCCCGTGGTACGACCGACCGCCGTCGGTCGGGACCGCCTGCTGTTGCTCGGCGGGGTGCTCGCCGGCCCGATATTCGTCAGCTCGGCGATCCTGCAGGCGGCGACCCGGGACGGCTTCGACTTCCGTCGCCACCCGGTCAGCGTGTTGAGCACCGGCGAGCTGGGCTGGATCCAGATCGTCACGTTCCTGGTCACCGGGGTGCTCTGCGTGCTGGCCGCCCAGGCGCTGCGTCGCCGTACCAGCGAAGACGGCGCATCGGTGTGGCTGCCCCGACTGCTCGCGCTCTACGGCCTGGGCCTGGTCGGGGCGGCGATTTTCAGCGCCGACCCGGCCGATGGGTTCCCGGCCGGTACGCCTCGGGGTGCCGGTGAGATCAGTTGGCACGGAGCCCTGCACTTCCTGGTGGCGGCGGTCGCCTTCGTGTCGCTGATCGTGGCGACGGTGGTGGCCGCCCGTCGGGCCGCCCGGCTGGGGGAGCGCGGTCGAGCCGCGTACCACCTGGTTACCGGGATGTTCTTCGCGGTGGCCTGGGTGACGCTGATCGTCCGGCCGGTGCCGGCCGCGATGGTGGCGTTCGGCCTGGCGGTGACGGCCGGCTGGCTGTGGGTGTCGGTCACCTTCGCGCGGGCGGCGTCCGGTCGGGCCGACTGA